In Equus przewalskii isolate Varuska chromosome 22, EquPr2, whole genome shotgun sequence, the following proteins share a genomic window:
- the ARID3C gene encoding AT-rich interactive domain-containing protein 3C isoform X2 — translation MEALQRQQAARLAQGVGPLAPPHPPPPPPPAPLPGPRTLQAPEGALREVGAEEEEDAEEDEEGEEAGTEEEAAKESRPGTQDPSSPSSQPPGPHPHEWTYEEQFKQLYELDADPKRKEFLDDLFSFMQKRGTPVNRVPIMAKQVLDLYALFRLVTAKGGLVEVINRKVWREVTRGLSLPTTITSAAFTLRTQYMKYLYPYECETRALSSPGELQAAIDSNRREGRRQAYTAAPLFGLAGPPPRGSLGPASGPGSAPPAPPPGPRPAQGSASGLPAHACAQLSPSPVKKEERLDGPLNLAGSGISSINMALEINGVVYTGILFARRQPVPASQGPTNPAPPPPTGAPSSASP, via the exons ATGGAGGCCCTGCAGAGGCAGCAGGCAGCCCGACTGGCCCAGGGGGTGGGGCCATTGGCCCCTCCacacccaccaccacctcctcctccggCTCCCTTGCCTGGTCCCCGGACCCTGCAGGCCCCTGAGGGGGCCTTGAGGGAGGTtggggctgaggaagaggaggacgcggaagaggatgaggagggggaggaagctgggacagaggaggaggcagccaaGGAGAGCCGTCCAGGGACCCAGGACCCCAGCTCACCTTCCAGCCAGCCACCTGGACCTCATCCCCACGAGTGGACCTACGAAGAACAGTTCAAGCAG CTGTACGAGCTCGATGCAGACCCCAAGAGGAAGGAATTTCTGGATGACCTGTTTAGCTTCATGCAGAAGAGGG GGACGCCGGTGAACCGCGTGCCCATCATGGCGAAGCAGGTGCTGGACCTGTACGCGCTGTTCCGCCTGGTGACGGCCAAGGGCGGCCTGGTGGAAGTCATCAACCGCAAGGTGTGGCGGGAGGTCACGCGTGGCCTCAGCCtgcccaccaccatcacctcGGCCGCCTTCACTCTGCGCACCCA GTACATGAAGTACCTGTACCCGTACGAGTGCGAGACGCGGGCGCTTAGCTCTCCGGGGGAGCTCCAGGCCGCCATCGACAGCAATAGACGCGAGGGCCGCCGGCAGGCTTACACCGCCGCCCCGCTCTTCGGCTTGGCCGGACCGCCCCCTCGGGGCTCTCTGGGCCCAGCCTCGGGTCCCGGTTcggccccgcccgcgcccccgcccggcccccgccccgcccagggCTCCGCCTCCGGCCTGCCGGCTCACGCCTGCGCGCAGCTGAGCCCGAGTCCCGTTAAGAAAG AAGAGCGGCTGGATGGGCCTCTTAATCTGGCAGGCAGTGGTATCAGCAGTatcaacatggccctagagatcaACGGGGTGGTCTACACTG GCATCCTCTTTGCCCGCCGCCAGCCTGTGCCAGCTTCCCAGGGCCCAACCAaccctgcacccccaccccctacaGGGGCCCCTTCCAGTGCCTCACCCTGA
- the RPP25L gene encoding ribonuclease P protein subunit p25-like protein, translating to MEHYRKAGSVELPAPSPMPQLPPDTLEMRVRDGSKIRNLLGLALGRLEGGSARHVVFSGSGRAAGKAVSCAEIVKRRVPGLHQLTKLRFLQTEDSWVPTSPDTGLDPLTVRRHVPAVWVLLSRDPLDPNECGYQPPGAPPGLGSTPGSSCGPRPRRKARDTRS from the coding sequence ATGGAGCACTACCGGAAAGCTGGCTCTGTGGAACTCCCGGCACCTTCCCCGATGCCCCAGCTACCTCCTGATACCCTGGAGATGCGGGTCCGAGATGGCAGCAAAATCCGAAACTTGCTGGGGCTGGCACTGGGTCGGTTGGAGGGCGGCAGCGCCCGGCATGTGGTGTTCTCAGGTTCTGGCCGGGCTGCCGGGAAGGCTGTCAGCTGTGCTGAGATTGTCAAGCGGCGGGTACCAGGCCTGCACCAGCTTACCAAGCTACGCTTCCTGCAGACTGAGGACAGCTGGGTGCCAACCTCACCCGACACAGGTCTAGATCCTCTCACGGTGCGCCGTCATGTGCCTGCGGTGTGGGTACTGCTCAGCAGGGACCCCCTGGACCCCAATGAGTGTGGCTACCAGCCCCCCGGGGCACCCCCTGGCCTGGGCTCCACACCTGGCTCCAGCTGTGGCCCCCGACCCCGAAGAAAGGCTCGAGACACCCGCTCCTGA
- the DCTN3 gene encoding dynactin subunit 3 isoform X1, whose protein sequence is MAAVTDVQRLQARVEELERWVYGPGGSRGSRKVADGLVKVQVALGNIASKRERVKILYKKIEDLIRYLDPEYIGRIAMPDASKLQFVLAAPRLASLPLSCLFMPQRSSSSSPRSHSWSRWRLWCPCWTALTSKPFLSMPPACSAWPRSTSSSRTSVWRSLRSPRLFWRSITRLQCFSPSSSCSGMSYFAS, encoded by the exons ATGGCGGCAGTGACCGATGTGCAGCGGCTCCAGGCCCGTGTGGAGGAGCTGGAGCGCTGGGTGTACGGGCCAGGCGGGTCGCGCGGCTCGCGGAAG GTGGCTGATGGCTTGGTCAAGGTGCAGGTGGCTTTGGGGAACATCGCTAGCAAGAGGGAGAGGGTGAAGATTCTGTACAAAAAGA TTGAAGACCTGATCAGATACTTGGACCCTGAGTACATTGGCCGCATTGCCATGCCCGATGCCTCGAAGCTGCAGTTCGTCTTAGCAG CGCCCAGGCTTGCCTCGTTGCCCCTATCTTGTCTGTTTATGCCGCAGAGGAGCAGTTCGTCCTCTCCCAGGTCGCACTCCTGGAGCAGGTGGAGGCTTTGGTGCCCATGCTGGACAGCGCTCACATCAAAG CCGTTCCTGAGCATGCCGCCCGCCTGCAGCGCTTGGCCCAGATCCACATCCAGCAGCAG GACCAGTGTGTGGAGGTCACTGAGGAGTCCAAGGCTCTTCTGGAGGAGTATAACAAGACT ACAATGCTTCTCTCCAAGCAGTTCGTGCAGTGGGATGAGCTACTTTGCCAGCTAG
- the DCTN3 gene encoding dynactin subunit 3 isoform X2 produces the protein MAAVTDVQRLQARVEELERWVYGPGGSRGSRKVADGLVKVQVALGNIASKRERVKILYKKIEDLIRYLDPEYIGRIAMPDASKLQFVLAEEQFVLSQVALLEQVEALVPMLDSAHIKAVPEHAARLQRLAQIHIQQQDQCVEVTEESKALLEEYNKTTMLLSKQFVQWDELLCQLEAAKQVKPAEE, from the exons ATGGCGGCAGTGACCGATGTGCAGCGGCTCCAGGCCCGTGTGGAGGAGCTGGAGCGCTGGGTGTACGGGCCAGGCGGGTCGCGCGGCTCGCGGAAG GTGGCTGATGGCTTGGTCAAGGTGCAGGTGGCTTTGGGGAACATCGCTAGCAAGAGGGAGAGGGTGAAGATTCTGTACAAAAAGA TTGAAGACCTGATCAGATACTTGGACCCTGAGTACATTGGCCGCATTGCCATGCCCGATGCCTCGAAGCTGCAGTTCGTCTTAGCAG AGGAGCAGTTCGTCCTCTCCCAGGTCGCACTCCTGGAGCAGGTGGAGGCTTTGGTGCCCATGCTGGACAGCGCTCACATCAAAG CCGTTCCTGAGCATGCCGCCCGCCTGCAGCGCTTGGCCCAGATCCACATCCAGCAGCAG GACCAGTGTGTGGAGGTCACTGAGGAGTCCAAGGCTCTTCTGGAGGAGTATAACAAGACT ACAATGCTTCTCTCCAAGCAGTTCGTGCAGTGGGATGAGCTACTTTGCCAGCTAGAGGCCGCCAAGCAAGTGAAGCCCGCAGAGGAGTGA
- the ARID3C gene encoding AT-rich interactive domain-containing protein 3C isoform X1, translating to MEALQRQQAARLAQGVGPLAPPHPPPPPPPAPLPGPRTLQAPEGALREVGAEEEEDAEEDEEGEEAGTEEEAAKESRPGTQDPSSPSSQPPGPHPHEWTYEEQFKQLYELDADPKRKEFLDDLFSFMQKRGTPVNRVPIMAKQVLDLYALFRLVTAKGGLVEVINRKVWREVTRGLSLPTTITSAAFTLRTQYMKYLYPYECETRALSSPGELQAAIDSNRREGRRQAYTAAPLFGLAGPPPRGSLGPASGPGSAPPAPPPGPRPAQGSASGLPAHACAQLSPSPVKKEESGIPTPRLALPVGLALGPAREKLAPEEPPEKRAVLMGPMDPPRPGAPPSFLPRGKVPLREERLDGPLNLAGSGISSINMALEINGVVYTGILFARRQPVPASQGPTNPAPPPPTGAPSSASP from the exons ATGGAGGCCCTGCAGAGGCAGCAGGCAGCCCGACTGGCCCAGGGGGTGGGGCCATTGGCCCCTCCacacccaccaccacctcctcctccggCTCCCTTGCCTGGTCCCCGGACCCTGCAGGCCCCTGAGGGGGCCTTGAGGGAGGTtggggctgaggaagaggaggacgcggaagaggatgaggagggggaggaagctgggacagaggaggaggcagccaaGGAGAGCCGTCCAGGGACCCAGGACCCCAGCTCACCTTCCAGCCAGCCACCTGGACCTCATCCCCACGAGTGGACCTACGAAGAACAGTTCAAGCAG CTGTACGAGCTCGATGCAGACCCCAAGAGGAAGGAATTTCTGGATGACCTGTTTAGCTTCATGCAGAAGAGGG GGACGCCGGTGAACCGCGTGCCCATCATGGCGAAGCAGGTGCTGGACCTGTACGCGCTGTTCCGCCTGGTGACGGCCAAGGGCGGCCTGGTGGAAGTCATCAACCGCAAGGTGTGGCGGGAGGTCACGCGTGGCCTCAGCCtgcccaccaccatcacctcGGCCGCCTTCACTCTGCGCACCCA GTACATGAAGTACCTGTACCCGTACGAGTGCGAGACGCGGGCGCTTAGCTCTCCGGGGGAGCTCCAGGCCGCCATCGACAGCAATAGACGCGAGGGCCGCCGGCAGGCTTACACCGCCGCCCCGCTCTTCGGCTTGGCCGGACCGCCCCCTCGGGGCTCTCTGGGCCCAGCCTCGGGTCCCGGTTcggccccgcccgcgcccccgcccggcccccgccccgcccagggCTCCGCCTCCGGCCTGCCGGCTCACGCCTGCGCGCAGCTGAGCCCGAGTCCCGTTAAGAAAG AGGAGAGTGGAATCCCAACCCCTCGACTGGCACTGCCTGTGGGCCTGGCCTTGGGACCTGCACGGGAGAAGTTGGCACCAGAGGAGCCCCCAGAGAAGAGGGCTGTGCTGATGGGGCCCATGGACCCACCTCGACCTGGCGCACCCCCCAGTTTCCTGCCCCGTGGCAAGGTTCCCCTGAGGG AAGAGCGGCTGGATGGGCCTCTTAATCTGGCAGGCAGTGGTATCAGCAGTatcaacatggccctagagatcaACGGGGTGGTCTACACTG GCATCCTCTTTGCCCGCCGCCAGCCTGTGCCAGCTTCCCAGGGCCCAACCAaccctgcacccccaccccctacaGGGGCCCCTTCCAGTGCCTCACCCTGA
- the SIGMAR1 gene encoding sigma non-opioid intracellular receptor 1 produces the protein MQWAVGRRWAWAALLLAAAAVLAQVGRLWLGTQNFVFQREEIAQLARQYAGLDHELAFSRLIVELRRLHPGHVLPDEELQWVFVNAGGWMGAMCLLHASLSEYVLLFGTALGSGGHSGRYWAEISDTIISGTFHQWREGTTKSEVFYPGETVVHGPGEATAVEWGPNTWMVEYGRGVIPSTLAFALADTIFSTQDFLTLFYTLRAYARGLRLELTTYLFGQDP, from the exons ATGCAGTGGGCCGTGGGCCGGAGGTGGGCGTGGGCCGCGCTGCTCCTGGCCGCCGCGGCCGTGCTGGCCCAGGTGGGCCGGCTCTGGCTGGGCACTCAGAACTTCGTCTTCCAGCGCGAAGAGATCGCGCAGCTGGCGCGGCAGTATGCGG GGCTGGACCACGAGCTGGCCTTCTCTCGGCTGATCGTGGAGTTGCGGCGCCTGCACCCAGGCCACGTGCTGCCCGACGAGGAGCTGCAGTGGGTGTTCGTGAACGCGGGCGGCTGGATGGGCGCCATGTGCCTTCTGCACGCCTCGCTGTCCGAGTACGTGCTGCTCTTCGGTACCGCCCTGGGCTCTGGCGGCCACTCGG GACGCTATTGGGCTGAGATCTCGGACACCATCATCTCTGGCACCTTCCACCAGTGGAGAGAGGGCACTACCAAAAGTGAGGTCTTCTACCCAG GGGAGACAGTGGTGCACGGGCCTGGTGAGGCAACAGCTGTGGAGTGGGGGCCAAACACGTGGATGGTGGAGTACGGCCGGGGTGTCATCCCATCCACCCTGGCCTTTGCACTGGCGGACACAATCTTCAGCACCCAGGACTTCCTCACCCTCTTCTATACTCTTCGCGCCTATGCCCGGGGCCTCCGGCTTGAGCTCACCACCTACCTCTTCGGCCAGGACCCCTGA